From the Burkholderia ubonensis genome, one window contains:
- a CDS encoding MaoC family dehydratase: MGISYEDLVVGATTEVGRYTFEADDIKTFAGRYDPQPFHMDEAAAEASPFGGLVASGWHTCSVFMGMLVRNVLPGSTSMGSPGIDEIRWLKPVRVGDTITMYQKIHDKRVSASKPDRGIVTTEWIGVNGGGETVITVRSKVIFGLRDPAGASA, translated from the coding sequence GTGGGTATCAGTTACGAAGATCTGGTGGTCGGCGCCACGACCGAAGTCGGTCGCTACACGTTCGAGGCGGACGACATCAAGACGTTCGCCGGGCGCTACGACCCGCAGCCGTTTCACATGGACGAGGCGGCGGCGGAAGCCTCGCCGTTCGGCGGTCTCGTCGCGAGCGGCTGGCATACCTGCTCGGTGTTCATGGGCATGCTGGTGCGCAACGTGCTGCCGGGCTCGACCAGCATGGGTTCGCCGGGCATCGACGAGATCCGCTGGCTGAAGCCGGTGCGCGTCGGCGACACGATCACGATGTACCAGAAGATCCACGACAAGCGCGTGTCGGCGAGCAAGCCCGATCGCGGCATCGTGACGACCGAGTGGATCGGCGTCAACGGCGGCGGCGAGACGGTGATCACCGTGCGTTCGAAGGTGATCTTCGGGCTGCGCGATCCGGCCGGAGCGAGCGCGTGA